One Bacillota bacterium genomic window, GGTGGCGGGTCAGTGGTCAGGCGAAGACAGAAGGACACGATCTCCGAGGGGTCTCCCTCTATCTCTACCAGAACCCCTTCGGTGTCATTTCTCACCCAACCCTTCAGGTTTAGTTCCTGCGCCAGGCCATACACGTAGGGGCGGAACCCGACCCCTTGCACGATCCCTTGGATCCTCAGCCGGAGAGCCTCTTTCTCTTGTCCTCGAGCTGCTGCTCCAACCACTGGCACCATTGTCCGACACCCTCCCCGGTCTTCGCTGATACCTGTATTACGGTCGCATCCTCGTTGGCCAGTCTCAACTCCTCCAAGACTCCAGCGACGTCAAAGTCGCAGTAAGGCAGCAAGTCGATCTTGCTGATCAGGATCGCCTGAGATCCCTTGAAGGCCAGAGGGTACTTGCTAGGCTTGTCGCTTCCTTCGGTGGCGCTCATCATGGCGACCCTCAGGTCTTCACCCAGGTCGAATTCCGCGGGGCAGATCAGGTTGCCGATGTTCTCTATGAAGATGATGTCCGATGCCAGCAATGCCTCGTTATCCTCGATTATCCTGCCGATCATGCCGGCTTCAAGGTGGCAAGCCCCTTCAGTGTTTAGCTGGATGACCTCCCAGCACCAAGGTTCGAGCCTCTGGGCATCCTTGGCCGTGTAGAGGTCAGCCTCAATAACGGAGGCCCTTCGACTCTTGGATAGGTTTTGGAGCGTATGCTCCAAGAGGGAGGTCTTTCCCGCACCGGGGGATCCGATCAGGTTTACCATCAGGATCCGCTTTTCCTGGAG contains:
- the hypB gene encoding hydrogenase nickel incorporation protein HypB produces the protein MRVYLSKDLREANRSGANANREILQEKRILMVNLIGSPGAGKTSLLEHTLQNLSKSRRASVIEADLYTAKDAQRLEPWCWEVIQLNTEGACHLEAGMIGRIIEDNEALLASDIIFIENIGNLICPAEFDLGEDLRVAMMSATEGSDKPSKYPLAFKGSQAILISKIDLLPYCDFDVAGVLEELRLANEDATVIQVSAKTGEGVGQWCQWLEQQLEDKRKRLSG